Proteins encoded together in one Lathyrus oleraceus cultivar Zhongwan6 chromosome 5, CAAS_Psat_ZW6_1.0, whole genome shotgun sequence window:
- the LOC127080932 gene encoding eukaryotic translation initiation factor 4 gamma-like: MYDENKDDTYGDDFVINCGIVSMLPAEYDMVSEVSKIEGDFVPDETDGGKPLCYYVMNNGVVEEQKSMFKSPSPGIMYHLKPLFIRAKVDRMAVNKVFIDGEINTPPPEQPTPPPSKQPQIPPPEQPTTAPFEQPTTPPSKSPIVPPSKNIISPTSQPPTDTTQTPPTSPSPNSELEPTFPTLEEAISLFDESSVEKIRSLSENYGISDDPSIARLVREAEEKARSEAEEKARLEEEKRVREAAKKATAKAAAAATTVVAATVAAAAAEAEAKAKADAEEAAHITTEEAAKASTNALAQGEKSNFGFAPLVLKTLEELQKEQQIVRARLDHQDSVNNNIQYLLTQLLQRMPPPPNP; encoded by the exons ATGTATGACGAAAACAAAGATGACACTTATGGTGATGATTTCGTCATAAACTGTGGCATTGTATCGATGTTGCCAGCTGAATACGACATGGTGTCCGAAGTTTCTAAAATAGAGGGAGACTTTGTTCCAGACGAGACAGATGGGGGAAAACCTTTGTGCTACTATGTCATGAATAATGGCGTGGTGGAAGAACAAAAATCTATGTTTAAAAGCCCCAGTCCTGGGATTATGTACCATCTAAAGCCGCTGTTCATCAGAGCAAAGGTTGATAGAATGGCGGTGAACAAGGTTTTTATCGACGGAG AAATCAACACTCCACCACCTGAACAACCAACTCCACCACCATCTAAACAACCACAAATACCACCACCTGAACAACCCACAACAGCACCATTTGAACAACCCACAACACCACCCTCTAAATCTCCCATCGTACCACCCTCTAAAAACATTATCAGCCCTACCTCTCAACCTCCCACTGACACTACCCAAACACCACCAACATCTCCATCCCCCAACTCTGAACTAGAACCTACCTTCCCCACCCTCGAAGAAGCAATCTCTTTATTTGATGAGTCTTCAGTGGAGAAGATCAGATCTCTATCTGAAAACTAtggtatcagtgatgatccctctaTA GCGCGACTGGTCAGAGAGGCAGAGGAAAAGGCCAGAAGTGAAGCAGAAGAGAAAGCTCGTCTGGAAGAAGAGAAACGAGTTAGAGAAGCTGCAAAAAAGGCTACTGCTAAAGCTGCTGCTGCTGCAACTACTGTTGTTGCGGCTACTGTTGCTGCGGCTGCTGCTGAGGCTGAAGCAAAAGCAAAAGCTGACGCCGAAGAGGCAGCACACATAACAACGGAAGAAGCTGCAAAAGCTAGCACTAATGCTCTGGCTCAGGGGGAGAAATCAAACTTTGGCTTCGCTCCTTTGGTCCTGAAGACTCTGGAAGAGCTGCAGAAGGAGCAACAGATAGTGCGAGCAAGACTCGATCACCAGGACTCCGTTAACAACAATATTCAGTACCTGCTGACTCAGCTtctccaaaggatgcctccgcctccgaacccttag